From a region of the Nitrospira sp. genome:
- a CDS encoding nitrite oxidoreductase, gamma subunit — translation MVFAILLSALTVGFMLTLGRVPLAVSQPVTIPAKTVKGPIPMDGANPVWESVPGVIVPLSGQLITTPMHPNISVKSVFVKAMTNGKEVGLRLEWVDQTKNDTAIGPQDFRDQVAVMFPVNTAGAPPFQCMGQSGGTTNIWRWNAEWQKDIGKDSAGIWDVDDQYPGIFWDYYFEEPAGGVTYPDRIGRSLGPFNSGIWSGNIMSDPTLRVSSVEDLNANGFSTLTTQAHQDVIGNGVWEPSGSVKGGGYTGPTWRVVVKRTLENGDANDIQFKAGASVPIAFAVWDGANIERNGMKSLSTWFTLKL, via the coding sequence TTGGTGTTTGCCATTCTTCTCTCCGCCCTCACCGTCGGATTCATGCTGACGTTGGGGCGAGTACCACTGGCCGTCAGTCAACCGGTCACCATACCGGCTAAGACGGTCAAGGGCCCAATCCCGATGGACGGCGCTAACCCCGTGTGGGAAAGTGTTCCGGGCGTCATTGTTCCGTTGAGTGGTCAGCTGATCACGACGCCGATGCACCCGAATATTTCGGTAAAGTCGGTATTCGTCAAAGCCATGACCAACGGCAAAGAGGTTGGGCTGCGTTTAGAGTGGGTTGATCAGACGAAGAATGACACAGCGATTGGCCCGCAGGATTTCCGGGACCAGGTCGCGGTGATGTTTCCCGTGAACACTGCCGGTGCTCCGCCGTTCCAGTGCATGGGGCAGTCCGGTGGAACAACCAACATCTGGCGTTGGAATGCCGAATGGCAGAAGGACATCGGAAAGGACAGTGCGGGAATTTGGGATGTGGACGACCAGTATCCCGGCATTTTCTGGGATTATTACTTTGAAGAGCCAGCCGGTGGCGTCACCTATCCAGACCGCATCGGCCGGAGCCTCGGGCCATTCAATTCCGGCATCTGGTCGGGAAATATCATGTCGGACCCAACGTTGCGCGTGAGTTCAGTCGAAGATCTCAACGCGAACGGCTTCAGCACGTTGACGACACAAGCTCACCAGGATGTGATCGGTAATGGTGTGTGGGAACCGTCGGGATCCGTTAAGGGCGGAGGCTACACCGGTCCGACATGGCGCGTGGTCGTCAAACGGACATTGGAAAACGGCGATGCGAACGATATCCAGTTTAAAGCCGGGGCCTCGGTGCCGATTGCTTTTGCCGTGTGGGATGGTGCCAATATTGAGCGAAACGGCATGAAGTCGCTTTCCACTTGGTTTACGTTGAAGCTGTAG
- a CDS encoding radical SAM protein produces the protein MKVSLLFPPTWHPSQPYLSLPSLTGFLRQGGISDVSQRDLGIELLDMVLTRDYAEEVYQRLIAKQRELERTQNGETGAGSREHYVKVTDSLDRFSYLVDRIELAKETLRSEGFYDPDAYRASLFMIDKWLELVSSVYFPTRLTVVDNQFGNYSIYSSKDLMRVVRDEAQNPYLSLFRDRFIPSIIKSRPDLIGVSITATSQIIPGLTLCRLIKEAAPDLHLTIGGSIFTRLVDNIRRCPSLFELTDDIVVFEGETALLELVNQVAGKKDYSKVPNLIYRHNGKITVNQPFYSENVNQLPAPNYDGFPLDRYLSPEPVLPVQFSRGCYYKDCAFCALTLDHQNFRQKDPGRTIEELQWLKQRYGARHFFFTDECFALAPTKRLCQQMIDKQLDIKWTCEMRFEKNLSRELLASMRDAGCLKIVFGLESFNQRIMDFMKKGIKQEWVRRVADDCVDLGIAVHCYIIVGFPTEKEEEALETMNFVVENKKLNGSYGFSCQPCLFDLEKEAPIMSDPGGYGIRRIMRPSAEDLSLGFFYEVQEGMTPDEAERLYQYVYERISEVVCELPFNYAMADGLLYISRAKEGAEQAPLAAR, from the coding sequence ATGAAAGTCTCTCTGCTTTTCCCTCCGACGTGGCATCCCTCTCAGCCGTATCTCAGCCTGCCGTCCCTAACGGGATTTTTGCGCCAGGGTGGGATTTCGGATGTCTCACAGCGCGACCTCGGTATCGAGCTGTTGGACATGGTTTTGACCAGAGACTATGCGGAGGAGGTCTATCAACGTTTGATTGCCAAGCAGCGTGAGCTGGAACGGACTCAGAACGGAGAGACAGGGGCAGGCAGTCGGGAGCATTACGTGAAGGTGACCGACTCGCTCGACCGGTTCTCGTATCTCGTGGACCGTATCGAGCTGGCGAAAGAGACATTGCGGAGCGAAGGGTTCTACGACCCTGATGCCTATCGAGCCAGCCTGTTCATGATCGATAAGTGGTTGGAGCTCGTCTCCTCGGTATATTTTCCGACCCGGCTCACGGTTGTGGATAATCAATTTGGGAATTACTCCATCTATTCTTCGAAAGACCTGATGAGGGTCGTTCGTGACGAAGCGCAGAATCCCTATCTCAGTCTCTTTCGCGACCGATTCATTCCGTCGATCATCAAGAGCCGCCCGGATCTCATCGGAGTTTCGATTACCGCCACCTCCCAGATCATCCCCGGTCTGACGCTGTGCCGCTTGATCAAGGAGGCCGCTCCGGATCTTCACCTGACGATCGGTGGCAGCATCTTCACCCGTCTCGTGGACAACATTCGCCGCTGCCCCAGTCTCTTCGAATTGACCGACGATATCGTGGTGTTTGAGGGTGAAACGGCTCTGCTGGAATTAGTGAATCAGGTGGCCGGCAAGAAAGATTACAGCAAAGTTCCCAATCTCATTTATCGGCACAATGGGAAGATTACGGTGAACCAACCGTTCTATTCTGAAAATGTCAATCAGCTCCCCGCGCCGAATTATGACGGATTCCCCCTGGATCGCTATTTGTCGCCGGAGCCGGTGCTGCCGGTCCAGTTTTCTCGGGGCTGTTATTACAAGGATTGCGCATTCTGCGCGCTGACGCTCGACCACCAAAACTTCAGACAGAAGGATCCGGGACGGACGATCGAGGAACTGCAATGGTTGAAGCAGCGCTATGGCGCCCGACATTTCTTTTTCACCGACGAATGCTTTGCGCTGGCACCGACGAAACGGCTCTGCCAACAGATGATTGACAAGCAGCTCGACATCAAGTGGACGTGCGAGATGCGGTTTGAGAAAAATCTCTCCCGCGAGCTGTTGGCGTCGATGCGGGATGCCGGATGCCTGAAAATCGTCTTCGGATTGGAATCCTTCAACCAGCGGATCATGGATTTCATGAAGAAGGGAATCAAGCAAGAATGGGTGCGGCGCGTCGCCGATGACTGTGTGGATCTCGGGATCGCCGTACATTGCTATATCATCGTCGGATTCCCCACGGAAAAAGAAGAAGAAGCGCTCGAAACCATGAACTTTGTCGTCGAGAACAAGAAACTCAATGGATCATACGGGTTTTCGTGTCAGCCCTGCCTGTTTGATTTGGAAAAGGAAGCTCCCATCATGAGCGACCCTGGTGGATACGGGATTCGACGAATCATGCGGCCGTCGGCGGAAGATTTGAGCCTCGGGTTTTTCTACGAAGTGCAAGAGGGCATGACTCCCGACGAAGCGGAGCGGTTGTATCAGTATGTCTATGAAAGGATCAGCGAAGTCGTGTGCGAGCTTCCATTCAACTATGCGATGGCGGATGGGCTGCTCTATATCTCAAGAGCTAAAGAAGGGGCTGAACAGGCACCGCTGGCTGCACGTTGA
- a CDS encoding tetratricopeptide repeat protein, translated as METPAPISPQTEATADQPMSPDEEITAIETLLASEPDDFQARCRLGELYFSKGRLDDALAEVKKAIEMAESLRTEMNRSLAMYYANLGTIYATKNMTDEAETEFRHALEVFPHDVLALFNLGRLYADNKKYMEAKNYYERLVEMTPDDPIAWYNLAGVYIELDNPQVSDYNTIDMGIQCYLRTLELDPKHLESSFKLMEIALNHKKTDLAIRVMESAVEHNPDEPLAYYNLISVYDKCKLFEQAEETRKRLKDRFAKKTKDNPRS; from the coding sequence ATGGAAACGCCTGCACCAATATCACCGCAGACAGAGGCCACCGCCGATCAGCCCATGTCGCCGGACGAAGAGATCACCGCGATCGAAACGTTATTGGCGAGCGAACCTGACGACTTTCAGGCTCGCTGCCGACTCGGCGAATTGTACTTCAGTAAAGGGCGGCTCGATGACGCCTTAGCAGAAGTCAAAAAAGCGATTGAGATGGCCGAATCCCTTCGCACAGAGATGAATCGTTCACTGGCTATGTACTATGCGAACCTCGGAACGATTTACGCGACCAAGAACATGACCGATGAGGCCGAAACCGAATTTCGGCATGCGCTGGAGGTTTTCCCCCATGACGTCCTGGCGTTGTTCAACCTCGGGCGCCTCTACGCGGACAACAAAAAGTACATGGAAGCGAAGAACTACTACGAGCGTCTGGTCGAGATGACCCCGGATGACCCGATTGCTTGGTATAATCTCGCTGGGGTCTATATTGAGTTGGATAACCCCCAAGTGTCCGACTACAACACGATCGACATGGGGATTCAATGTTATCTTCGCACGTTGGAGCTGGACCCCAAACATTTGGAGTCAAGCTTCAAGCTGATGGAAATCGCCCTGAATCATAAGAAGACCGATTTGGCGATCCGGGTCATGGAGAGTGCCGTCGAGCACAATCCGGATGAGCCGCTCGCGTACTACAATCTCATCAGCGTCTATGACAAGTGCAAGCTCTTTGAACAGGCGGAAGAGACTCGAAAACGGTTGAAAGATCGGTTTGCCAAGAAGACAAAGGACAACCCACGGTCCTGA
- the tatA gene encoding twin-arginine translocase TatA/TatE family subunit, producing the protein MFGSLGFTELILILMIVLIIFGAGKLPQLGEGLGKAIKGFKKSVHEADQIEAEAQTAAQQAATPNAINAAPTQNAALNQPSGATVQPAPRS; encoded by the coding sequence ATGTTTGGTAGTCTAGGGTTCACCGAGCTGATCCTCATCCTCATGATCGTGTTGATTATCTTCGGCGCGGGGAAATTGCCACAATTGGGCGAAGGGCTCGGCAAAGCGATCAAGGGATTCAAGAAGTCCGTCCATGAGGCGGACCAGATCGAGGCCGAAGCTCAGACGGCGGCGCAACAGGCGGCAACACCCAACGCGATAAACGCGGCTCCTACCCAGAACGCCGCATTGAATCAGCCGAGTGGGGCTACGGTGCAGCCGGCCCCACGCTCATAG
- a CDS encoding PDZ domain-containing protein has protein sequence MAHRILRARIVWNVMLAGGLLVGGMESAWAATQNGAMTEEEAAKLGEEFGIIVGAVDEEIQKELKLQKPQGVAVFEVIGNSRADYAGIKVRSVIKEIDKQEIRTMTDFGRAIKKSMKECNFTVGTYEPADPDDPVGWGVNFHFVGCKRD, from the coding sequence GTGGCACACAGGATTTTGAGAGCACGGATCGTATGGAACGTCATGCTGGCCGGCGGTCTACTTGTGGGTGGTATGGAGAGCGCGTGGGCCGCGACCCAGAACGGCGCCATGACGGAAGAAGAAGCGGCCAAGCTTGGAGAAGAGTTTGGGATCATTGTCGGCGCCGTGGACGAAGAGATTCAAAAGGAACTCAAGCTTCAGAAACCACAGGGCGTTGCAGTGTTCGAGGTGATCGGAAACTCGCGCGCGGATTATGCAGGGATCAAGGTGCGATCCGTCATCAAGGAAATTGACAAACAAGAGATCCGAACCATGACGGACTTCGGGCGAGCCATTAAGAAGTCCATGAAAGAATGCAACTTTACCGTCGGGACCTATGAGCCGGCCGATCCCGATGACCCTGTCGGATGGGGTGTCAATTTTCATTTCGTCGGCTGTAAGCGGGATTAG